Proteins from one Malaya genurostris strain Urasoe2022 chromosome 2, Malgen_1.1, whole genome shotgun sequence genomic window:
- the LOC131429728 gene encoding protein SET isoform X2 codes for MASIAKKVKKSEDALEDESEALEAIDNCQNEIDALNEKASEEILKVEQKYNTLRKPYFQKRNEIIKRIPSFWVTAIVNHPQISGILEEEEEECLQFMEKLEVEEFEDIKSGYRVHFYFDENPYFENKVLTKEFNLGSSGETPVSTSTPIKWKPDRDLTKMLPKKALANRRKRGLEYRTFFDWFTDNNDPINDDIAELIKDDLWPNPLQYYLVPDIEVEAEAEEDGGDEEFGDEGEEEEDEIDEEEEEA; via the exons ATGGCTTCGATCGCGAAGAAGGTAAAAAAGTCGGAAGACGCATTGGAGGATGAATCGGAAGCGTTGGAAGCAATCGACAACTGTCAGAACGAGATTGATGCGCTCAACGAAAAAGCGAGCGAGGAAATCCTTAAAGTGGAGCAGAAATACAATACGCTCCGAAAGCCGTATTTCCAGAAGCGCAATGAAATTATTAAGCGCATTCCGAGTTTCTGGGTTACAGCCATTGTTAATCATCCGCAAATTTCTGGTATCCTTGAAgaggaagaggaagagtgcttGCAGTTTATGGAAAAACTTGAAGTAGAAGAATTCGAGGATATAAAGAGTGGCTATCGTGTGCATTTTTACTTCGACGAAAACCCATACTTTGAGAACAAAGTGCTAACAAAGGAGTTTAACCTGGGATCCAGTGGGG AGACACCTGTTTCGACAAGTACTCCAATCAAATGGAAACCGGATCGAGATCTGACGAAAATGTTACCGAAGAAGGCTTTGGCCAACCGGCGAAAGCGGGGACTAGAATATCGAACATTTTTCGATTGGTTCACGGATAATAATGATCCGATCAATGACGATATCGCTGAACTGATCAAGGATGATTTATGGCCAAATCCGTTGCAGTACTATCTGGTGCCGGACATAGAGGTTGAAGCGGAAGCTGAGGAAGATGGTGGTGACGAGGAGTTTGGCGATGAAGGTGAAGAGGAAGAGGATGAAATCGATGAGGAGGAAGAGGAAGCCTAA
- the LOC131429728 gene encoding protein SET isoform X1: protein MASIAKKVKKSEDALEDESEALEAIDNCQNEIDALNEKASEEILKVEQKYNTLRKPYFQKRNEIIKRIPSFWVTAIVNHPQISGILEEEEEECLQFMEKLEVEEFEDIKSGYRVHFYFDENPYFENKVLTKEFNLGSSGGKETPVSTSTPIKWKPDRDLTKMLPKKALANRRKRGLEYRTFFDWFTDNNDPINDDIAELIKDDLWPNPLQYYLVPDIEVEAEAEEDGGDEEFGDEGEEEEDEIDEEEEEA from the exons ATGGCTTCGATCGCGAAGAAGGTAAAAAAGTCGGAAGACGCATTGGAGGATGAATCGGAAGCGTTGGAAGCAATCGACAACTGTCAGAACGAGATTGATGCGCTCAACGAAAAAGCGAGCGAGGAAATCCTTAAAGTGGAGCAGAAATACAATACGCTCCGAAAGCCGTATTTCCAGAAGCGCAATGAAATTATTAAGCGCATTCCGAGTTTCTGGGTTACAGCCATTGTTAATCATCCGCAAATTTCTGGTATCCTTGAAgaggaagaggaagagtgcttGCAGTTTATGGAAAAACTTGAAGTAGAAGAATTCGAGGATATAAAGAGTGGCTATCGTGTGCATTTTTACTTCGACGAAAACCCATACTTTGAGAACAAAGTGCTAACAAAGGAGTTTAACCTGGGATCCAGTGGGGGTAAAG AGACACCTGTTTCGACAAGTACTCCAATCAAATGGAAACCGGATCGAGATCTGACGAAAATGTTACCGAAGAAGGCTTTGGCCAACCGGCGAAAGCGGGGACTAGAATATCGAACATTTTTCGATTGGTTCACGGATAATAATGATCCGATCAATGACGATATCGCTGAACTGATCAAGGATGATTTATGGCCAAATCCGTTGCAGTACTATCTGGTGCCGGACATAGAGGTTGAAGCGGAAGCTGAGGAAGATGGTGGTGACGAGGAGTTTGGCGATGAAGGTGAAGAGGAAGAGGATGAAATCGATGAGGAGGAAGAGGAAGCCTAA
- the LOC131429729 gene encoding ATP synthase subunit O, mitochondrial produces MAASGKLSILTRHLSTSSVSTQLVKPPIQIFGLEGRYACALYSAASKNKVLDAVEKDLKNLQQQMRADPKVRELLINPTIKRNLKASALKDVSTKAKLNAATGNLLSLLAENGRLKRLDGIINAYSLIMAAERGEVVCEVVTAKQLDDSQRKQLESALKAFLKPNQTIQLTAKVDPSLIGGMVVSIGDKYVDMSVASKIKKYTDIITVPI; encoded by the exons ATGGCTGCATCGGGAAAACTATCTATACTA ACTCGCCATTTGAGTACCAGTTCGGTGTCCACTCAGCTGGTGAAGCCACCGATTCAGATATTTGGTCTGGAAGGTCGCTACGCTTGCGCCTTGTACTCGGCTGCGTCGAAGAACAAAGTTTTGGATGCCGTCGAAAAAGATCTTAAGAATTTGCAGCAGCAAATGCGTGCGGACCCGAAGGTTCGTGAGCTGCTGATCAATCCAACCATCAAGCGAAACTTGAAAGCATCGGCTTTGAAGGATGTTTCCACCAAAGCGAAATTAAATGCCGCCACCGGAAACCTACTCTCCCTGCTGGCCGAAAACGGACGCCTGAAGCGATTAGATGGCATCATCAACGCTTATTCACTGATTATGGCCGCAGAACGTGGTGAGGTTGTGTGCGAAGTTGTAACCGCAAAACAATTGGATGACTCGCAACGCAAGCAGCTGGAGAGTGCTTTGAAG GCCTTCCTTAAGCCGAATCAAACTATTCAGCTTACTGCTAAAGTTGATCCGTCTCTGATCGGTGGAATGGTGGTGTCAATCGGTGATAAGTATGTTGACATGAGCGTCGCCAGTAAAATCAAAAAGTACACTGATATCATCACGGTTCCGATTTAG
- the LOC131432265 gene encoding uncharacterized protein LOC131432265 — protein MNRAKKCCVYRNCEVNSHSNPERTLFQFPKDEERASKWCLAGAVDPIETGPLFMCDLHFSRIYMCFSARRKMLLNMAVPKPYGVTDNEDESDLLQSSSEQAHNSSLEMTVEEHLDESMIHETEEVETEIIYSAESKDYKIVEKSSKQSAKKHPSSESTKGNLPMKLIKLQKLPYAARSTVVSSSTPSDSKSANSTLSVESSVGPILRKIKLKKRPVVDCIKDTKKEKLNQEQPKPAVSNIEVELMNSTVKTKPERKSIIPKSSPASQATPSVTTSSKITYSAKKSHKKDSEAEDSKDDSIYEFIFKGEEYIQLPKAKYFSEKKDLETKLHRSESERNQLHKKLEYYRSMVKDLKEFLNALQEENIE, from the exons ATGAACCGCGCAAAAAAGTGCTGTGTGTATCGTAACTGCGAGGTCAACAGTCATAGTAATCCAGAGAGGACCCTTTTTCAGTTTCCAAAAGACGAAGAACGAGCCTCAAAGTGGTGTCTGGCCGGTGCTGTAGATCCCATTGAAACAGGCCCACTTTTTATGTGCGATTTGCACTTCTCGCGAATTTATATGTGTTTCAGTGCACGCCGCAAAATGTTATTAAATATGGCTGTTCCAAAACCATACGGCGTGACAGATAACGAGGACGAATCAGATCTGTTGCAAAGTTCATCAGAACAGGCGCATAACTCATCACTTGAGATGACTGTAGAAGAACATCTAGATGAAA GTATGATACACGAAACCGAAGAAGTAGAAACGGAAATTATATACTCGGCAGAATCGAAAGACTACAAAATCGTAGAGAAATCCAGCAAACAGTCTGCCAAAAAGCATCCATCGTCTGAATCAACAAAAGGCAACTTACCGATGAAACTTATTAAATTGCAAAAACTACCATATGCTGCTCGATCCACTGTTGTCTCATCATCTACACCAAGCGACTCGAAATCAGCTAATTCCAccttgtcagtagaatcgtctGTGGGGCCTATTCTCCGTAAAATCAAACTGAAGAAACGACCAGTGGTTGATTGTATAAAAGATACTaagaaagaaaaattaaacCAGGAACAACCAAAACCAGCAGTCTCTAACATTGAGGTTGAACTAATGAATTCAACAGTCAAAACAAAACCAGAAAGAAAAAGTATCATTCCCAAATCATCACCGGCTAGCCAGGCGACACCATCTGTTACCACTAGCAGCAAAATCACTTACAGTGCGAAAAAGAGCCATAAAAAAGACTCTGAAGCAGAGGATTCGAAGGACGATTCTATATATGAATTCATTTTCAAGGGGGAAGAATATATTCAGCTGCCAAAGGCTAAATATTTCAGCGAAAAGAAGGACCTCGAAACGAAACTCCATCGATCAGAAAGCGAAAGAAATCAATTACACAAGAAATTAGAATACTATCGCAGCATGGTAAAAGACCTGAAAGAATTTTTAAATGCTCTACAAGAAGAGAACATCGAATGA